A genomic region of Candidatus Schekmanbacteria bacterium contains the following coding sequences:
- a CDS encoding Rieske (2Fe-2S) protein, with protein MEESSKGDVFGRRTFLDYMIGFGVTSWALLTVYVTGAYLWPSKKSIGTNTEDSVSIPLSDVPEGSSRKIRYKANPAIVVRTKEGVFALSAVCPHLGCLVNWHDGEKLIECPCHAAKFDLRGNVLGGPAPKPLETFKAEIKENVIKIG; from the coding sequence ATGGAAGAGAGCAGTAAGGGTGATGTTTTCGGGAGGCGTACGTTTCTTGATTATATGATTGGGTTCGGGGTAACCTCGTGGGCTTTATTAACTGTTTATGTGACTGGTGCATATCTTTGGCCATCGAAGAAATCGATTGGCACTAATACTGAAGATTCCGTTTCGATTCCTCTCTCAGATGTTCCTGAAGGCTCTTCGAGAAAAATCAGGTACAAGGCTAATCCTGCAATCGTAGTGAGAACCAAAGAAGGGGTTTTTGCCCTTTCCGCTGTGTGTCCTCACCTTGGATGCCTTGTGAACTGGCATGATGGGGAAAAACTTATTGAGTGTCCCTGCCATGCTGCAAAGTTTGACTTGAGGGGAAATGTGCTTGGAGGACCTGCTCCCAAGCCCCTTGAGACGTTCAAAGCTGAAATTAAAGAGAACGTTATTAAAATAGGTTAG
- a CDS encoding response regulator: MKKIFIIDADESFQKTVAARFNGEGLEYEVFSTASEALIRMTSEIPAVVFLDYNIPDRSSVDVLKEILRINPDTRVIIVASGVVEESGGELITYGAADYVVKPVNLNKLVSIAKKQIERNKIVEEGNIKSRAWWRKSFDFIGIHFPVGKDDVIHVSKRIYYSIGIFFAVVIVGSIGFIQFSMSPTFCNSCHIMRPYYDMWKNSRHNTVACVDCHYPPGFREEIKGKFQAATQVVKFLTGTYSTKPYAQIEDASCLRTGCHATRLLSGKVLFKKGIVFDHTPHLTQMRGGIKLRCTSCHSQIVQGSHIAVTETTCFTCHFNGLEKDPSLWETQAKCTICHEIPTQDIQFESITYNHQDFAGKGVACQKCHLEVVKGLGEVPKEFCVTCHGEPERLAKYNDFEFLHKHHVTDKKVECTRCHTEIKHSVKTSVKPLEYSCDICHKDKHTGQKELYMGISGRGVEKMPSPMFIAQVDCIGCHVNKDKVNDHTQFDGFTLRPSEDGCISCHGNDYKGILKDWKDSVNAQLKETKALLSQIAPLVGGAPDNIKKLYDDAKYNIEFVEYSKGVHNIDYAIALLDKSKEYINQAREMLFKKSQKSAKL; encoded by the coding sequence ATGAAGAAGATTTTCATAATCGATGCGGATGAGAGCTTTCAAAAGACAGTAGCTGCAAGATTCAATGGGGAAGGTTTAGAATACGAGGTTTTTTCAACGGCTTCTGAAGCTTTAATCAGGATGACTTCAGAAATACCTGCTGTTGTTTTCCTTGATTATAACATTCCTGACAGAAGCAGTGTTGATGTTTTAAAAGAGATTCTCAGGATAAACCCTGATACGCGGGTAATAATTGTTGCTTCCGGAGTTGTTGAAGAATCTGGCGGCGAACTAATCACTTATGGTGCGGCTGATTACGTTGTTAAACCGGTTAATCTCAACAAGCTCGTTTCAATTGCAAAAAAACAGATTGAAAGAAACAAGATAGTTGAGGAAGGAAATATAAAATCAAGAGCATGGTGGCGCAAGTCTTTTGATTTTATCGGAATACATTTCCCTGTGGGAAAAGATGATGTCATCCATGTTTCAAAGAGGATTTATTACAGCATAGGAATTTTTTTTGCTGTTGTTATAGTGGGAAGCATTGGATTTATCCAATTCAGTATGAGTCCTACCTTCTGCAATTCATGCCATATTATGAGGCCTTACTATGACATGTGGAAAAATTCGAGACATAATACAGTTGCCTGTGTTGACTGTCATTATCCTCCGGGCTTCAGGGAAGAGATAAAGGGAAAATTTCAGGCTGCAACACAGGTTGTAAAATTCCTTACCGGGACATACAGCACAAAACCCTATGCCCAGATAGAAGATGCTTCATGTCTGCGCACAGGGTGTCATGCGACAAGGCTCTTAAGCGGCAAGGTTCTTTTCAAAAAGGGTATAGTCTTTGACCATACACCGCATCTTACACAGATGAGGGGAGGCATTAAGCTCAGATGTACGTCATGTCATTCGCAGATAGTTCAGGGGTCGCATATTGCGGTTACTGAGACAACATGTTTTACCTGTCATTTTAACGGTCTTGAAAAAGACCCATCGCTTTGGGAAACACAAGCAAAATGTACAATCTGCCATGAGATACCAACACAGGATATTCAATTTGAAAGCATCACATACAATCATCAGGATTTTGCAGGCAAAGGGGTTGCCTGCCAGAAATGCCATCTTGAGGTAGTGAAAGGATTAGGAGAGGTTCCTAAAGAGTTTTGCGTAACCTGCCACGGCGAGCCAGAGCGCCTTGCAAAATATAATGATTTTGAATTTCTCCATAAACATCATGTTACAGATAAGAAGGTTGAATGCACCAGATGCCACACGGAGATCAAACATAGCGTAAAAACGAGCGTTAAACCTCTTGAGTATAGCTGTGATATCTGCCACAAGGATAAACATACAGGACAGAAAGAACTTTATATGGGTATTAGCGGCAGAGGTGTAGAGAAAATGCCAAGCCCCATGTTTATCGCCCAGGTGGATTGTATAGGCTGTCATGTAAATAAAGATAAGGTAAATGACCATACCCAGTTTGACGGTTTTACTCTCCGTCCTTCTGAGGATGGGTGCATTTCCTGTCATGGCAATGACTATAAGGGGATACTCAAGGATTGGAAAGATTCAGTCAATGCACAGCTTAAAGAAACTAAGGCATTGCTCAGCCAGATTGCACCGCTTGTTGGAGGAGCTCCTGATAATATTAAGAAACTTTATGATGACGCAAAATACAATATTGAATTCGTAGAGTATTCAAAAGGAGTGCACAACATTGACTATGCAATAGCTCTTTTGGATAAATCCAAGGAATATATAAATCAGGCAAGAGAAATGCTTTTTAAAAAGAGCCAGAAGTCGGCTAAGCTTTAA